In Pseudofrankia saprophytica, one genomic interval encodes:
- the ftsE gene encoding cell division ATP-binding protein FtsE codes for MIRLDAVTMTYPAGTRPALRDLTLRIDEGEFVYLVGPSGSGKSTLLRLLLREERATSGLVTLDGMDLAAIPDRRVPLLRRAVGCVFQDFRLLPDRTVAGNVAFALDVVGRPRHVVRAVVPEVLGLVGLAGKENRYPDELSGGEQQRVAIARAFVGRPRVLLADEPTGNLDPATSEGIMRLLDAVNRTGTTVVMATHNAGLVDARRRRVIELADGACVRDEHGGAYEADETGTAAATPGQGTTGMTAAAGTPAGAGGGVD; via the coding sequence ATGATCCGGCTCGACGCGGTGACGATGACCTACCCGGCGGGCACCCGGCCGGCGCTGCGTGACCTCACCCTGCGCATCGACGAGGGGGAGTTCGTCTACCTCGTCGGCCCGTCCGGCTCGGGCAAGTCGACCCTCCTGCGGCTGTTGCTGCGCGAGGAACGAGCTACCAGCGGGCTGGTGACCCTCGACGGGATGGATCTCGCCGCGATCCCCGACCGGAGGGTGCCGCTGCTGCGCCGCGCCGTCGGCTGCGTGTTCCAGGACTTCCGGCTCCTGCCCGACCGCACCGTCGCCGGCAACGTCGCCTTCGCCCTCGACGTCGTCGGCCGGCCGCGGCACGTCGTTCGCGCGGTCGTGCCCGAGGTGCTCGGTCTCGTCGGCCTCGCCGGCAAGGAGAACCGCTACCCCGACGAGCTGTCCGGCGGCGAGCAGCAGCGGGTCGCGATCGCGCGGGCGTTCGTGGGCCGGCCGCGGGTCCTGCTCGCCGACGAGCCGACCGGCAACCTCGACCCGGCCACCAGCGAGGGAATCATGCGACTGTTGGACGCCGTCAACCGGACCGGGACGACGGTGGTGATGGCGACGCACAACGCCGGGCTGGTCGACGCGCGCCGCCGCCGGGTGATCGAGCTCGCGGACGGCGCCTGCGTCCGCGACGAGCACGGCGGCGCGTACGAGGCGGACGAGACGGGCACCGCCGCCGCGACACCGGGCCAGGGCACGACCGGCATGACGGCCGCCGCGGGCACTCCCGCGGGCGCGGGCGGCGGGGTGGACTAG
- the smpB gene encoding SsrA-binding protein SmpB: MPKETGRKTIAQNRRARHEYDILDTYEAGVVLTGTEVKSLRHGRASLVDGFAQVENGEVWLHNVHIPEYTEGTWTNHAPRRKRKLLLHRDEIEKLVGKTKEGGLTLVPLVLYWKDGRAKIEVALARGRKNYDKRAALAEKDAKREMARIMGRQAKGRHS; this comes from the coding sequence GTGCCGAAGGAGACCGGTCGCAAGACGATCGCGCAGAACCGGCGTGCCCGGCATGAGTACGACATCCTCGACACCTACGAGGCCGGCGTGGTGCTCACCGGCACCGAGGTCAAGTCGCTGCGGCATGGGCGGGCGTCGCTGGTCGACGGGTTCGCGCAGGTCGAGAACGGTGAGGTCTGGCTGCACAACGTCCACATTCCCGAGTACACCGAGGGGACGTGGACGAACCACGCGCCGCGGCGCAAGCGCAAGCTGCTGCTGCACCGCGACGAGATCGAGAAGCTCGTCGGCAAGACCAAGGAGGGCGGCCTGACCCTGGTTCCGCTCGTCCTGTACTGGAAGGACGGCCGGGCGAAGATCGAGGTCGCGCTCGCCCGCGGTCGCAAGAACTACGACAAGCGCGCCGCGCTCGCGGAGAAGGACGCCAAGCGCGAGATGGCCCGCATTATGGGCCGCCAGGCGAAGGGCCGTCACAGCTGA
- a CDS encoding THUMP-like domain-containing protein translates to MDGETAGPSGSSSRSGSPAESGSPAESGSFGEPGEAGQSGSAGSDWLGELTSTRGGRLLARAAAALEAGDELGTGARLRAAGVPPELVAAAFTQAELRLRAAGTFTRAGEMLFTRAGLEQSTAEAAAHHRAARFAGLGRVADLCTGIGGDLLALAAAGHPLVAVDRDPLHLRIAVHNARVYAPDADLDARGADVRDVELAGIEAVFVDPARRADGRRFAAGTSEPPLPWCFALAERVPAVAVKAAPGLPTALVPPGWEIEFVADGRDLKEAVLFSPALAYGTPRRATVLLDGALLDGLLLEGVLLDGVQFDGVRLDDVPLEDAGSPSGDGPTAAVGPPEISPGTPPEALPGISPELGRQSVVAVTLAGEPDGEPGDDGEEGVGARRLGEPGTYLYDPSPAVTRAGLVGELARRLGAWQIDPMIAFLTSDRAVPTPFARMLRVEASLPFDVRRLTVLLRGMGIGALDLRRRGLAGDVDALRRRLLPARRDLVAGGPAVTVVMTRHHDRPWAFVCTAPASPSHRAPRAARPFRPPEPRRAAARRGDGAAE, encoded by the coding sequence GTGGACGGCGAGACCGCCGGTCCGTCCGGCTCGTCCAGCCGCTCTGGCTCGCCCGCCGAGTCCGGTTCGCCCGCTGAGTCCGGCTCGTTCGGCGAGCCCGGCGAGGCCGGCCAGTCGGGCTCGGCCGGGTCTGACTGGCTGGGCGAGCTGACCTCGACGCGGGGCGGGCGGCTGCTCGCGCGGGCGGCCGCGGCGCTCGAGGCCGGCGACGAGCTCGGGACCGGTGCCCGGTTGCGCGCCGCGGGGGTGCCGCCCGAGCTGGTCGCCGCCGCGTTCACCCAGGCGGAGTTGCGCCTGCGGGCGGCCGGCACGTTCACCCGCGCGGGCGAGATGCTGTTCACCAGGGCTGGGCTGGAGCAGTCGACAGCCGAGGCCGCGGCCCACCATCGCGCCGCCCGGTTCGCCGGGCTGGGCCGCGTCGCCGACCTCTGCACCGGCATCGGCGGGGACCTGCTCGCGCTGGCCGCCGCCGGCCACCCACTCGTCGCCGTCGACCGTGACCCCCTGCACCTGCGCATCGCCGTCCACAACGCGCGCGTCTACGCGCCAGACGCGGATCTCGACGCGCGCGGAGCGGACGTCCGGGACGTGGAGCTGGCGGGTATCGAGGCGGTGTTCGTCGACCCGGCGCGCCGCGCGGACGGCCGCCGGTTCGCCGCCGGTACCAGCGAGCCGCCGCTGCCCTGGTGCTTCGCGCTCGCGGAGCGGGTGCCCGCCGTCGCGGTGAAGGCGGCACCGGGGTTGCCGACGGCGCTCGTCCCGCCCGGCTGGGAGATCGAGTTCGTCGCCGACGGCCGCGACCTGAAGGAAGCGGTGCTGTTCTCGCCGGCCCTGGCCTACGGGACGCCGCGGCGCGCGACCGTCCTGCTCGACGGCGCCCTGCTCGACGGCCTCCTGCTCGAGGGCGTCCTGCTCGACGGTGTCCAGTTTGACGGCGTCCGGCTCGACGACGTTCCGCTCGAGGATGCCGGCTCGCCGAGCGGTGACGGACCGACGGCGGCGGTAGGGCCGCCGGAGATCTCGCCCGGGACCCCACCCGAGGCCCTGCCTGGGATCTCGCCCGAGCTGGGCCGGCAGAGCGTCGTGGCCGTGACGCTCGCCGGAGAACCCGACGGCGAGCCTGGCGACGACGGTGAGGAAGGTGTGGGCGCGCGCCGGCTCGGCGAGCCCGGCACCTATCTGTACGACCCGAGCCCGGCCGTCACCAGGGCTGGGCTCGTCGGTGAGCTCGCCCGCCGGCTCGGCGCGTGGCAGATCGACCCGATGATCGCCTTCCTTACGTCCGACCGGGCGGTCCCGACGCCGTTCGCCCGAATGCTGCGGGTCGAGGCGAGCCTGCCGTTCGACGTACGCCGGCTGACCGTCCTGCTGCGCGGCATGGGGATCGGCGCGTTGGACCTGCGTCGCCGGGGGCTCGCGGGCGACGTCGACGCCCTGCGCCGGCGGCTGCTTCCCGCCCGTCGCGACCTGGTCGCGGGTGGTCCGGCCGTCACCGTCGTCATGACGCGCCACCACGACCGTCCCTGGGCCTTCGTCTGCACCGCCCCAGCGAGCCCCAGCCACCGGGCGCCCCGAGCGGCCCGGCCATTCAGGCCGCCCGAGCCGCGCCGGGCGGCCGCGCGGCGCGGTGACGGTGCGGCAGAGTGA
- the ftsX gene encoding permease-like cell division protein FtsX: MRIGPLLAILGAGLRRNLAVTSAVVITAAVCLGMLGAGLLLRAEVHTIDGYLVDQLEVVIDLTDDVTPAQRTALTDDLKADPAVLAVRYEDKEQVYERFKRDFRSSPDVVAGVGPADLPAALRLRLVDPRAGDEIVLGYTGRDGVEAVRDQRALLRPLYRVLDGFSVAAFTLAAVQAAASGALIYTMIRVSAHARRRETAIMRLVGATNATIRAPFVLECALSGLTGGMVAAAALVMCKAFLVDGRFAHQTTFPLFGWDAVWVSGGAVMALGALAAAAMGSLALHRHLRA, from the coding sequence GTGCGGATCGGGCCACTGCTCGCGATTCTCGGCGCCGGCCTGCGGCGCAACCTGGCAGTGACGTCGGCCGTGGTCATCACCGCGGCTGTGTGTCTGGGCATGCTGGGCGCGGGACTGCTGCTGCGCGCCGAGGTCCACACGATCGACGGCTACCTGGTCGACCAGCTGGAGGTCGTCATCGACCTCACCGACGACGTCACCCCGGCCCAGCGGACCGCGCTGACCGACGACCTGAAGGCCGACCCCGCCGTGCTGGCCGTCCGTTACGAGGACAAAGAGCAGGTCTACGAGCGCTTCAAGCGGGACTTCCGGTCCTCGCCCGACGTCGTCGCCGGGGTTGGGCCGGCCGACCTGCCGGCGGCGCTGCGGCTGCGGCTCGTCGACCCGCGCGCGGGTGACGAGATCGTCCTCGGCTACACCGGCCGCGACGGCGTCGAGGCCGTGCGCGACCAGCGCGCGCTGCTGCGGCCGCTCTACCGGGTGCTGGACGGGTTCAGCGTCGCCGCGTTCACGCTCGCCGCCGTGCAGGCGGCCGCGTCCGGCGCGCTGATCTACACGATGATCCGTGTCTCGGCACATGCCCGCCGCCGGGAGACGGCGATCATGCGGCTCGTAGGAGCGACGAACGCGACGATCCGGGCGCCGTTCGTGCTGGAGTGCGCCCTGTCGGGACTGACGGGTGGAATGGTGGCGGCGGCCGCGCTGGTTATGTGTAAGGCATTCCTGGTCGACGGGCGCTTCGCGCACCAGACGACGTTCCCGCTGTTCGGCTGGGACGCGGTGTGGGTGTCCGGCGGCGCGGTCATGGCGCTGGGCGCGCTGGCCGCGGCCGCGATGGGCAGCCTGGCTCTCCATCGTCACCTGCGGGCGTAG